In Ciconia boyciana chromosome 1, ASM3463844v1, whole genome shotgun sequence, the genomic stretch tattaaaaaaaaaatcctactttaaaaagatttacatatttctttagaaaagcaaagattCCTGCCACAATCATCTTTCAAACACGTAAGCAGATGAATGCTTACCCCCTCCACACAACCGCTTAGCTGCTGCTCTGAACGATGGATGGAGTTGGACACGGTTCCCCTTCCCTCGGCCAGTGCCCCCCTCTCCAGAGCATCAGCAACCCGTACGGGCAGAGCCCAGCCTCGCAGGCCCCCGGCCAGCGGCAGGAGAGCCGAGTCCTCCCCCATGGCAGGCACCCTCCTGGCCGTCCAGGCCTGCACCGGCCTCTGCAGTGAGCTTCACAGAAGCCCCTTGTACGTGTTTCAGTAGCGATACGACAGGGCCGAGCGTGCTTCAGCGCTCAGGAAAGGCGATGCTCTCACAGCAACACCTCTCGAGCCCTCCAGTTCCTTGCTGAGAGTCTTCACTTGGAGGATTTTTCAGTTGCGGTGcagtttttttgaaaaacaccCGTGCATTGCGCGTGGTTGTGGTTTCACGTTAAAAGGGCTCCGAGACTGATGCCGTCCCCAGAGGACACCTCTGACCAAACCTTTCTCTTAAATAAACCATCCCCGGTGTCCTCTCCACACGCCCCAGCGCGGGATGGCCGCGGGTCCCAGAGGAAACACAACCCCACCGAAGGCAACGGCGGGAAGGGGGGGTCTGGACCCTGCTGCGTTGCCTGTACCTGAGGCGAGGCGGCTTTGcgcccgccggggctgccctccGCGGGAGCGACCGGCCCGTGAGGCGAGCGGCCGCCGCCATGCCAGCTGTGGATTCCCGCGCTCAGCTCTGCCCGACGGCGCCCGTCCTCCCGCCAGGGCAGAGCCGGAGCCCAGCGCCCGCCCTGGGGCCCGTCCCAGGCACAgctccccgcccggccccgcgccgcctccGCCGGTCCCGGCCCTCAGCCGGCGGCGGGCTctccccgccggccgcggggccggggcgctaCCGGGCGTCGCCGCCGCTGAGGGGGTAGGCGAGGAGGCTCATGGCCTCGCCGCAGGCGGCCTCCACCTGCCGCACCTGCTGGCGGCTGAGGCGCTCCCGCCAGGCGCGGATGGCCTCCCGCGCGTCGCGGGCGGAGATGAGGAAGGGCCGGTCGGAGGAGTAGGCGGCGCCGCGGGTCATGTTGAGCACGAAGGCCTCCAGGGCGGGCGGCACCGGCAGCCCGGCGAAGCGCAGCAGGCGGCGCAGCTGGGCGCGGGGCTCCCGCACCAGGTCCTCGTAGCGCAGCTGCGTGTAGCGGCGGCGCAGCCaggccggggcgcggcgggccaGGAGGAGGTCGCGGAGCCAGGCCTGGCAGATCACCTCCAGGGCGCCGCCGAGGAAGAACTCGGCGCGGTGCTGCGGCTGCGGAGCCCGCCCGCCGCCCAGCAGGCCGGacggcagcaggagctgctgctgctgctgctggcggggCGGCCCCCGCGGCTCGGCGCGGTGGCGGCTGCGCAGCACCTGGATGCTCTCCCGCAGCAGCGCCTGCCGGGCCTTCAGGCGGGAGTTGTGGACGGCGCGGGGGTCGCGGAAGAGCTGCACCACCCGCAGGTTGAGGCCGGGCTCCcgcagcagcggcagcagggcgcccagctccagcagccgcACGTCCTTGATGACCACCACCGGGTACTTGCGGCACTCGGCCTCCAGCTCCCGCAGCGCCCGCGGCGGGCACGTCTCCTCGCAGGCGGCGCCGTCGACGAGGCCGATctcccggcggggccgcggggcggcggggcagagCGGCGGCGAGCAGATCACCTTGTTGGTCCGCCAGCCGAAGATGCCGGCCGTGGTGAGgttggcggcggcgggcggggcgggggccagCGGGtcgcgggggccgggcggggcggcgtAGAGGCGCAGGACGGAGAAGTCGCATCGGAAGAGGGCGCGCAGCAT encodes the following:
- the CHST7 gene encoding carbohydrate sulfotransferase 7, with protein sequence MKGRRRWRGEHRRFAAVLVLYTLLLLLLVPYALDYGARRGREDEEPLLRRCPSLEEALSEWGWEQRQPPLDEEEEEEGAGTAGAAGNGSAAAGKRHIYLHATWRTGSSFLGELFNQHPDVFYLYEPMWHLWQALYPGDALSLQGALRDMLRALFRCDFSVLRLYAAPPGPRDPLAPAPPAAANLTTAGIFGWRTNKVICSPPLCPAAPRPRREIGLVDGAACEETCPPRALRELEAECRKYPVVVIKDVRLLELGALLPLLREPGLNLRVVQLFRDPRAVHNSRLKARQALLRESIQVLRSRHRAEPRGPPRQQQQQQLLLPSGLLGGGRAPQPQHRAEFFLGGALEVICQAWLRDLLLARRAPAWLRRRYTQLRYEDLVREPRAQLRRLLRFAGLPVPPALEAFVLNMTRGAAYSSDRPFLISARDAREAIRAWRERLSRQQVRQVEAACGEAMSLLAYPLSGGDAR